The Clupea harengus chromosome 6, Ch_v2.0.2, whole genome shotgun sequence genome contains a region encoding:
- the ptpn5 gene encoding tyrosine-protein phosphatase non-receptor type 5 isoform X2, which produces MTQNSTRALPTADDTDKDQESETTGTPDPVEEAGGSVWDRAWRAGLAAGAFLSIYAVSQILGVWVLYMLNGYPAFPAAHKVLDLLQYLLSSTDQEGSAQEQVEIWRVETLCPLLATLFLGVVILGTGTLFCIRMLVPGPRPAFPDDRRQSMSRQPSFTYSEWTDAKTGDFFDLDPVPETPVFDCFMDMKADSDPGGTLCVKSVGIQERRGSNVSLTLDMCTPGTTEPYGALLSPRDQTTKEYLHKASNVLTPAELHARALDEATLQAEFYETPMNFVDPKEYSIPGVVRKNRYKTILPNSHSRVCLKAMDEDDFLSTYINANYLRGYGGEERAYIATQGPTVNTVGDFWRMVWQECSPIVVMITNIEEKNEKCTEYWPEDTVTCEGIEITVKQVIQADDYSLRIFALKCEEEERSLRQYWYTSWPDQKTPDKAPPLLELVQEVEEARQEAPMGSGPVIVHCSAGIGRTGCFIATSILCKQLINEGVVDILKTTSQLRLDSQLFRFQGWDDPDSRAVPVCSSRSQLV; this is translated from the exons ATGACCCAGAATAGCACGAGGGCGCTGCCCACGGCAGACGACACAGATAAGGACCAGGAGAGTGAGACCACCGGCACCCCCGACCCCGTGGAGGAGGCCGGAGGGTCTGTGTGGGACCGGGCCTGGAGGGCAGGACTGGCGGCCGGGGCCTTCCTCAGCATCTATGCCGTTTCACAGATACTG GGAGTGTGGGTCTTGTACATGCTGAATGGCTACCCAGCGTTCCCAGCAGCTCATAAAGTGCTGGATCTCCTGCAGTACCTGCTCTCATCCACAGACCAGGAGGGATCAGCCCAGGAACAG GTGGAGATCTGGAGGGTGGAGACTTTATGCCCCCTGCTGGCCACTCTCTTCCTTGGCGTTGTGATCCTTGGCACTGGG ACTCTCTTCTGCATCCGGATGCTGGTGCCTGGACCCCGTCCCGCCTTCCCCGACGACCGGCGCCAATCCATGAGTCGCCAGCCCTCCTTCACCTACTCCGAGTGGACGGATGCCAAGACGGGGGACTTCTTTGACCTGGATCCTGTGCCTGAGACGCCTGTGTTTGACTGCTTCATGGACATGAAGGCCGATTCTGACCCCGGCGGCACTCTGTGTGTCAAATCTGTGGGCATTCAAGAAAG ACGAGGCTCCAATGTGTCGCTGACGTTGGACATGTGCACCCCTGGCACCACGGAGCCTTATGGGGCCCTGCTGTCTCCGCGGGACCAGACTACCAAGGAGTACCTGCATAAGGCCTCCAACGTGCTGACACCAGCCGAGCTGCATGCCAGGGCCCTGGATGAGGCAACACTGCAGGCTGAGTTCTAT GAGACTCCAATGAATTTTGTGGACCCAAAGGAATACAGCATTCCTGGTGTAGTACGGAAAAATCGATACAAGACCATTCTTCCCA ACTCACACAGCAGAGTCTGCCTTAAAGCCATGGACGAAGACGACTTCCTCAGCACTTACATCAATGCCAATTACCTGCGG GGCTacgggggagaggagagggcctaCATCGCCACCCAGGGCCCGACGGTCAACACGGTTGGGGACTTCTGGAGGATGGTGTGGCAGGAGTGCTCACCCATCGTTGTGATGATCACCAACATTGAGGAGAAGAATGAG AAGTGCACAGAGTACTGGCCAGAGGACACTGTGACTTGTGAGGGGATTGAAATCACAGTAAAACAGGTCATCCAGGCGGACGACTACAGCCTTCGGATCTTTGCTCTGAAG tgtgaggaagaggagcgcaGCCTCAGGCAGTACTGGTACACCTCATGGCCTGACCAGAAGACACCAGACAAAGCCCCGCCTCTTCTTGAACTGGTCCAGGAAGTAGAGGAGGCACGGCAAGAGGCTCCCATGGGAAGTGGCCCAGTCATCGTCCACTGCAG TGCTGGCATTGGCCGCACAGGCTGTTTCATTGCCACAAGCATCCTTTGCAAACAGCTGATAAATGAAGGAGTGGTGGACATCCTCAAAACCACCAGCCAGCTTCGCCTAGACAG CCAACTGTTCCGCTTCCAGGGGTGGGATGATCCAGACAGCAGAGCAGTACCAGTTTGTTCATCACGTTCTCAGCTTGTATGA
- the ptpn5 gene encoding tyrosine-protein phosphatase non-receptor type 5 isoform X1: MTQNSTRALPTADDTDKDQESETTGTPDPVEEAGGSVWDRAWRAGLAAGAFLSIYAVSQILGVWVLYMLNGYPAFPAAHKVLDLLQYLLSSTDQEGSAQEQVEIWRVETLCPLLATLFLGVVILGTGTLFCIRMLVPGPRPAFPDDRRQSMSRQPSFTYSEWTDAKTGDFFDLDPVPETPVFDCFMDMKADSDPGGTLCVKSVGIQERRGSNVSLTLDMCTPGTTEPYGALLSPRDQTTKEYLHKASNVLTPAELHARALDEATLQAEFYETPMNFVDPKEYSIPGVVRKNRYKTILPNSHSRVCLKAMDEDDFLSTYINANYLRGYGGEERAYIATQGPTVNTVGDFWRMVWQECSPIVVMITNIEEKNEKCTEYWPEDTVTCEGIEITVKQVIQADDYSLRIFALKCEEEERSLRQYWYTSWPDQKTPDKAPPLLELVQEVEEARQEAPMGSGPVIVHCSAGIGRTGCFIATSILCKQLINEGVVDILKTTSQLRLDRGGMIQTAEQYQFVHHVLSLYEKQMSYHAEE, from the exons ATGACCCAGAATAGCACGAGGGCGCTGCCCACGGCAGACGACACAGATAAGGACCAGGAGAGTGAGACCACCGGCACCCCCGACCCCGTGGAGGAGGCCGGAGGGTCTGTGTGGGACCGGGCCTGGAGGGCAGGACTGGCGGCCGGGGCCTTCCTCAGCATCTATGCCGTTTCACAGATACTG GGAGTGTGGGTCTTGTACATGCTGAATGGCTACCCAGCGTTCCCAGCAGCTCATAAAGTGCTGGATCTCCTGCAGTACCTGCTCTCATCCACAGACCAGGAGGGATCAGCCCAGGAACAG GTGGAGATCTGGAGGGTGGAGACTTTATGCCCCCTGCTGGCCACTCTCTTCCTTGGCGTTGTGATCCTTGGCACTGGG ACTCTCTTCTGCATCCGGATGCTGGTGCCTGGACCCCGTCCCGCCTTCCCCGACGACCGGCGCCAATCCATGAGTCGCCAGCCCTCCTTCACCTACTCCGAGTGGACGGATGCCAAGACGGGGGACTTCTTTGACCTGGATCCTGTGCCTGAGACGCCTGTGTTTGACTGCTTCATGGACATGAAGGCCGATTCTGACCCCGGCGGCACTCTGTGTGTCAAATCTGTGGGCATTCAAGAAAG ACGAGGCTCCAATGTGTCGCTGACGTTGGACATGTGCACCCCTGGCACCACGGAGCCTTATGGGGCCCTGCTGTCTCCGCGGGACCAGACTACCAAGGAGTACCTGCATAAGGCCTCCAACGTGCTGACACCAGCCGAGCTGCATGCCAGGGCCCTGGATGAGGCAACACTGCAGGCTGAGTTCTAT GAGACTCCAATGAATTTTGTGGACCCAAAGGAATACAGCATTCCTGGTGTAGTACGGAAAAATCGATACAAGACCATTCTTCCCA ACTCACACAGCAGAGTCTGCCTTAAAGCCATGGACGAAGACGACTTCCTCAGCACTTACATCAATGCCAATTACCTGCGG GGCTacgggggagaggagagggcctaCATCGCCACCCAGGGCCCGACGGTCAACACGGTTGGGGACTTCTGGAGGATGGTGTGGCAGGAGTGCTCACCCATCGTTGTGATGATCACCAACATTGAGGAGAAGAATGAG AAGTGCACAGAGTACTGGCCAGAGGACACTGTGACTTGTGAGGGGATTGAAATCACAGTAAAACAGGTCATCCAGGCGGACGACTACAGCCTTCGGATCTTTGCTCTGAAG tgtgaggaagaggagcgcaGCCTCAGGCAGTACTGGTACACCTCATGGCCTGACCAGAAGACACCAGACAAAGCCCCGCCTCTTCTTGAACTGGTCCAGGAAGTAGAGGAGGCACGGCAAGAGGCTCCCATGGGAAGTGGCCCAGTCATCGTCCACTGCAG TGCTGGCATTGGCCGCACAGGCTGTTTCATTGCCACAAGCATCCTTTGCAAACAGCTGATAAATGAAGGAGTGGTGGACATCCTCAAAACCACCAGCCAGCTTCGCCTAGACAG GGGTGGGATGATCCAGACAGCAGAGCAGTACCAGTTTGTTCATCACGTTCTCAGCTTGTATGAGAAGCAGATGTCCTACCATGCGGAGGAGTAA